A genomic region of Eucalyptus grandis isolate ANBG69807.140 chromosome 5, ASM1654582v1, whole genome shotgun sequence contains the following coding sequences:
- the LOC104443547 gene encoding uncharacterized protein LOC104443547 gives MGLVRFQKRRIGEALLPKESPASANCPRHVVIVMDGMKSFTTAPLEWALENLISTGCTVTLIGVMPWLNIPLSGKIWSDVWPVEWEALANLQESEWRSDVKYLKLQAVIDLCKKYGVVPQKDLVMGYPPKLLVVEKITSLHATWVVFDRHQRKNRQFYAERIPCNMVMMNQNGEGDMFRGRSCMSDCEGSTPGESPASFVPTPEVLISEELRKILRQKP, from the exons ATGGGATTGGTGAGGTTCCAGAAGAGAAGGATTGGCGAAGCCCTTCTGCCGAAAGAGTCGCCAGCCTCGGCCAACTGCCCGAGGCACGTGGTCATAGTCATGGACGGCATGAAGAGCTTCACGACGGCTCCGCTGGAGTGGGCGCTTGAGAATCTGATCAGCACCGGCTGTACTGTCACCCTTATAGGCGTGATGCCATGGCTGAACATTCCTC TTTCTGGCAAGATCTGGTCTGATGTTTGGCCGGTGGAATGGGAGGCCTTGGCGAATCTACAAGAGAGTGAGTGGAGAAGTGATGTGAAATATCTAAAGTTGCAGGCAGTGATTGATCTCTGCAAGAAATATGGG GTGGTGCCACAGAAGGATTTGGTGATGGGATATCCTCCAAAGCTTCTGGTTGTGGAGAAAATTACAAGCCTCCATGCCACATGGGTTGTCTTTGATAG GCATCAGAGAAAGAACAGGCAGTTCTATGCTGAGAGAATCCCGTGCAACATGGTGATGATGAATCAGAACGGAGAGGGAGACATGTTCAGAGGCAGAAGCTGCATGAGCGACTGCGAAGGCAGCACTCCGGGGGAGTCTCCTGCGTCCTTTGTGCCCACTCCGGAGGTTTTGATCTCTGAAGAACTCAGGAAAATCCTCAGGCAGAAACCATGA